A stretch of the Flavobacterium aquiphilum genome encodes the following:
- a CDS encoding DUF5977 domain-containing protein translates to MEYYNIAKSLTATKNDCAAGVKGSSVTLTANANQFVSTINVDDANAKAEAWLAANVQAYANNAGTCRITAWRGINATCVVEPTVTLSPFNYMIIRYKWALGAGQDFDTYTGIVNSGTPLDNKWMGWGHGFNNEIPENAQAANSYIMWAGDNTQANGVESCLVNFSKITADYPTLNTIQVRMAGSWYRTLGTGNIDVEIVTYLGGTMEKSGFDIINVGGTMVDQKKFSKKVPILGTNLSKNIEAVTNLGFITYTKDSSTGQIVIKY, encoded by the coding sequence ATGGAATATTATAACATTGCAAAGTCATTGACTGCAACAAAAAATGATTGTGCTGCCGGAGTCAAAGGAAGTTCCGTAACGCTTACTGCAAATGCAAATCAGTTTGTATCGACAATAAATGTTGATGATGCCAATGCAAAAGCCGAAGCATGGTTAGCAGCAAATGTTCAGGCGTATGCCAATAATGCAGGAACGTGCAGGATTACGGCCTGGAGAGGAATTAATGCGACCTGTGTTGTTGAACCTACTGTAACGCTATCTCCTTTTAACTACATGATCATTCGTTATAAATGGGCATTAGGAGCCGGGCAGGATTTTGATACCTATACAGGAATTGTAAACTCCGGAACTCCTCTGGATAACAAATGGATGGGATGGGGTCACGGATTTAACAACGAAATTCCGGAAAATGCTCAGGCTGCGAACTCTTACATCATGTGGGCAGGCGATAATACTCAGGCAAATGGCGTGGAGAGCTGTCTTGTAAATTTTAGCAAAATAACAGCTGACTACCCTACTTTAAATACTATTCAGGTAAGAATGGCGGGATCATGGTACAGAACACTGGGAACTGGAAACATAGATGTTGAAATCGTGACTTATCTCGGTGGTACAATGGAAAAATCCGGCTTTGACATTATCAATGTTGGAGGTACAATGGTAGATCAGAAAAAATTTTCTAAAAAAGTACCAATTCTGGGTACCAATCTATCCAAAAATATTGAAGCTGTTACCAATCTCGGGTTCATTACCTACACCAAAGATTCTTCTACAGGTCAAATCGTAATTAAATATTAA
- a CDS encoding DUF5977 domain-containing protein: protein MGNTGYKSFANLELYYTDDGSSAGQTKPNIVTDPDYIAPVLDTATCAPSTRYYSVEKKLSAKKNNCGTGYSGSTVTLTSYPNQFLSTVSQDDANAQADAWLAANVQTYANNSGTCEITYIPPTGGGGVGGCFVEGTLITLPDGTRKAIEELTLDQLLLSAEIYTLNDTNNADELYKWSCGYLAENRITSPITKITKYTADKTIIVNNGLFEATPTHLQLIQRNGYWRFIPLGDILVGDNLYTIDEEIIPVTSVVINLEKRNIYPMTLNPFHTYFANGILTHNYKQAMDNDN, encoded by the coding sequence ATGGGAAATACAGGATATAAATCTTTTGCAAATCTCGAATTATATTACACAGATGATGGGAGTTCTGCAGGGCAAACAAAACCAAATATTGTCACAGATCCAGATTATATTGCGCCAGTTTTAGATACTGCTACGTGTGCACCAAGTACAAGATATTATAGTGTAGAAAAAAAACTAAGTGCAAAAAAAAACAACTGTGGAACTGGATATAGCGGAAGCACTGTTACACTTACTTCATATCCAAATCAATTTTTATCCACTGTAAGTCAGGACGATGCAAATGCTCAGGCCGATGCATGGTTAGCAGCCAATGTCCAGACTTATGCAAATAATTCAGGCACCTGCGAAATTACTTACATCCCTCCTACTGGCGGTGGTGGTGTCGGAGGATGTTTTGTTGAAGGTACATTAATCACTTTACCAGATGGAACGAGAAAGGCTATTGAAGAACTTACGCTAGATCAATTATTACTTTCTGCTGAAATTTATACACTTAATGACACTAATAATGCAGATGAATTGTATAAATGGTCATGCGGTTATTTGGCAGAAAACAGAATTACTTCACCTATTACAAAAATCACAAAATACACCGCTGATAAAACTATTATCGTAAATAATGGTTTGTTTGAGGCGACTCCTACTCACCTGCAGTTAATTCAGCGAAATGGCTATTGGAGGTTTATTCCTCTGGGGGATATTTTGGTTGGTGACAACTTATATACAATAGATGAAGAAATTATTCCGGTAACTTCTGTAGTGATTAATTTAGAAAAACGAAACATCTATCCAATGACTTTAAATCCGTTTCATACCTATTTCGCAAATGGAATTTTAACTCATAATTACAAACAAGCAATGGATAACGATAACTAA
- a CDS encoding BspA family leucine-rich repeat surface protein — protein MNPLLFYEYGLSKATPALPFVSTWKTDNISSGSSTASQVKLPLISSGAYAFNIDWGDGSTNYITSYNQAQTLHTYATSGTYTITITGTCKGWCFANSSTGDRLKILSISSWGNLKLGTNEGFYFYGCKNLDLSGVSDILDLTGTTSLAYCFSSCTLLTTVNKIEEWNTSAVINMFCMFSNAPLFNQNISPWDTSNVTNMGSMFAGASAFNQNIGSWNTSNVKNMSSMFNGASTFNQNIDPWNTSNVTDMSGMFYRASVFNQNIGSWNTSAVKDMNTMFASATVFNQDISSWNTSLVTRMDNMFSSAAAFNQPLNNWNTSSVTSMGSLFYSATAFNQNIGSWNTSNVTNMRMMFYLASAFNQNIGSWNTSNVTNMEAMFSQATVFNQDLGSWSVSKVTNMGQMFGYSPAFNNGGSPSINNWDTSAVTAMYSMFASADNSVSGFNQPIGSWNTSNVTNMSNMFVSAPKFNQNLGAWNVSKVINMQYMFWKAKSFNNGESPDINNWDTSNVTNMSVMFNRATAFNQNIGSWNTSKVTSMSTMFASATAFNQNIGSWNTSAVTDMGSMFSGASAFNQNIGLWNVSAVTNMSGMFGDAVTFNQNIGNWNTSNVTNMSGMFNRATAFNQNIGNWNISNVANFSSFMNEKSSSTFSASNLDAIYNGWSSRPVKPSITISFWYAKYTSASTAAKAILTGAPNNWVISDGGVTT, from the coding sequence ATGAATCCATTATTATTTTATGAATATGGACTAAGCAAAGCTACTCCTGCTCTGCCATTTGTTTCTACTTGGAAAACTGATAATATTTCTTCGGGATCTAGTACTGCTTCACAAGTGAAATTGCCATTGATTAGCTCTGGTGCTTATGCTTTTAACATAGACTGGGGTGATGGTTCAACAAATTATATAACCTCATATAACCAAGCACAGACCTTACATACTTATGCCACATCAGGAACTTATACTATTACAATTACAGGAACTTGTAAGGGATGGTGTTTTGCCAATTCCTCTACAGGTGATAGATTAAAAATATTATCGATAAGCTCTTGGGGGAATTTAAAACTTGGAACTAATGAAGGTTTCTATTTTTATGGGTGTAAAAATTTAGATTTATCTGGAGTATCAGACATATTAGATTTAACTGGAACTACTTCATTGGCATATTGTTTTTCTTCATGTACATTACTGACAACAGTTAATAAAATTGAAGAATGGAATACTTCTGCAGTGATAAATATGTTTTGTATGTTTTCTAATGCACCTCTATTCAACCAAAACATTAGCCCTTGGGATACTTCGAATGTGACAAATATGGGCAGCATGTTTGCTGGCGCTAGTGCATTCAATCAAAATATTGGCTCTTGGAATACTTCTAATGTGAAAAATATGAGCAGTATGTTTAATGGCGCTTCTACATTCAACCAAAACATTGACCCTTGGAATACTTCGAATGTGACAGATATGAGTGGTATGTTTTACAGAGCTTCAGTTTTCAACCAAAACATCGGCTCTTGGAATACTTCGGCTGTAAAAGATATGAATACAATGTTTGCTTCTGCAACAGTATTTAATCAAGATATTAGTTCTTGGAATACTTCGCTTGTGACACGTATGGATAATATGTTTTCTTCAGCTGCTGCATTCAATCAACCTCTAAACAACTGGAACACATCTTCTGTGACAAGCATGGGTAGTTTGTTTTATTCAGCTACTGCATTCAACCAAAACATTGGCTCTTGGAATACTTCAAACGTGACAAATATGCGTATGATGTTTTATCTCGCTAGTGCATTCAACCAAAACATTGGCTCTTGGAATACTTCAAATGTGACAAATATGGAAGCTATGTTTTCTCAAGCTACTGTATTTAATCAAGATTTAGGAAGTTGGTCTGTATCCAAAGTTACAAATATGGGACAAATGTTTGGTTATTCTCCTGCATTTAATAATGGAGGAAGTCCAAGTATTAATAATTGGGACACTTCTGCCGTAACAGCTATGTATTCAATGTTTGCTTCTGCTGATAATTCTGTTTCTGGATTTAACCAACCGATTGGCTCCTGGAATACTTCGAACGTGACCAATATGTCCAATATGTTTGTTTCAGCACCTAAATTCAACCAAAACTTAGGCGCTTGGAATGTATCGAAGGTAATAAATATGCAGTACATGTTTTGGAAAGCTAAAAGCTTCAACAATGGCGAGAGTCCTGACATAAACAATTGGGATACTTCGAATGTGACAAATATGAGTGTTATGTTTAATAGGGCTACAGCATTCAACCAAAACATTGGTTCTTGGAATACTTCGAAAGTAACAAGTATGAGCACTATGTTTGCTTCAGCTACAGCATTTAACCAAAACATTGGCTCTTGGAATACTTCAGCTGTAACTGATATGGGTAGTATGTTTAGTGGCGCTAGTGCATTCAACCAAAACATTGGTTTGTGGAATGTATCAGCTGTGACAAATATGAGTGGTATGTTTGGTGATGCTGTGACATTCAATCAAAACATAGGAAATTGGAATACTTCAAATGTGACAAATATGAGTGGTATGTTTAATAGGGCTACAGCATTCAACCAAAACATAGGAAATTGGAACATTAGTAATGTAGCTAATTTTTCATCTTTCATGAATGAAAAATCATCTTCTACTTTTTCAGCATCAAATTTAGATGCTATATATAATGGTTGGAGCTCAAGACCTGTAAAACCTTCGATAACTATTTCTTTTTGGTATGCAAAATACACATCAGCAAGTACGGCTGCCAAGGCTATTCTTACAGGAGCACCAAACAATTGGGTAATTAGTGACGGTGGAGTAACTACATAA